One window from the genome of Kluyveromyces marxianus DMKU3-1042 DNA, complete genome, chromosome 3 encodes:
- the RSC6 gene encoding Rsc6p — protein MSVQQPPSKSETQQTQAMPVAQPTDMYIQPYLKKLIPELDGLRKLQEAEQRIDLYLSRKKIDLHQNITQWTHSKFSDPEKNEVVRVFVSNTSENQPWQTNDDTMQLDQASWTLRIEGRVLSDEKPDDPKRPKFSSFIESIAIDFKPDNQGQGNDEDDDNETDDQTTEGPVAKKPKTEDTQNVFEWHADPNAAVEFDGIDVTRKGTENVNCTITLQPKGYTGEYLQFSPGLACIIGISKGTLHEAIYSLYKYILLNDLLTDNDETVAKESTNGEKVLVKLDSSLAKLLTNVQLSAGKTTLKLSELPGLVKNHVKPIPPIKFNYVVRVDESSTLGDFVFDMEVPKPSSPSAPADNLSKNELLLLNEYNTLSTAIEPQIQDLNKKTQLLKLQLNSSAKKYQFFNRLASDPVPLLQDYMESSSQALKVLSGDAGFNEDSVRRAEFYKENESILFENISALLATGRMK, from the coding sequence ATGTCTGTTCAGCAACCACCATCCAAGTCTGAAACACAACAAACACAGGCCATGCCTGTAGCTCAACCCACTGATATGTATATTCAGccatatttgaagaaattgatacCTGAATTAGATGGTTTGAGAAAACTTCAAGAGGCCGAACAAAGAATTGATCTATATCTGAGTCGTAAGAAGATTGACCTCCATCAGAATATTACTCAATGGACGCATTCAAAGTTCTCTGATCCTGAGAAAAATGAGGTAGTTCGGGTTTTCGTGTCAAATACTTCTGAGAACCAACCATGGCAAACTAATGACGATACGATGCAACTCGACCAGGCGTCGTGGACTTTGAGGATTGAGGGTAGAGTGCTGAGCGATGAAAAACCAGATGATCCTAAAAGACCTAAGTTTTCGTCTTTTATTGAGAGTATTGCAATCGATTTCAAGCCCGATAACCAAGGACAGGGAAATGACGAAGACGATGATAACGAAACGGATGATCAAACCACAGAAGGACCGGTGGCAAAGAAACCTAAAACTGAAGATACACAGAATGTCTTTGAGTGGCACGCTGATCCTAATGCGGCTGTCGAATTCGACGGGATAGATGTTACTCGTAAGGGTACTGAAAACGTCAACTGCACCATCACACTACAGCCAAAAGGATACACCGGTGAATACCTTCAGTTTTCGCCTGGATTGGCATGCATCATAGGTATTTCTAAGGGGACATTGCATGAGGCTATCTATTCGCTTTACAAGTACATATTGCTGAACGACTTGTTGACAGACAATGATGAAACTGTGGCTAAAGAGTCCACTAACGGAGAAAAAGTATTAGTGAAGCTGGACTCTTCTTTGGCAAAACTATTAACTAATGTGCAGCTTTCAGCTGGTAAAACTACCTTAAAGCTATCTGAACTCCCTGGCTTGGTTAAGAACCACGTTAAGCCAATCCCCCCAATTAAGTTCAATTACGTTGTCCGCGTGGACGAATCTTCCACATTGGGTGACTTTGTATTTGATATGGAAGTTCCTAAACCAAGTTCGCCATCTGCTCCAGCGGATAATTTGTCCAAGAACgaactactactattaaACGAATATAACACATTATCCACAGCGATCGAACCTCAAATACAGGATCTCAACAAAAAGACGCAACTTCTCAAACTACAACTAAACTCAAGTGCCAAAAAATACcagttcttcaacagacTAGCATCGGACCCTGTACCACTATTGCAAGACTACATGGAGTCCTCCTCCCAGGCTCTTAAGGTGCTATCAGGTGATGCGGGCTTCAACGAAGATTCCGTTAGAAGAGCAGAATTCTACAAGGAAAATGAGTCGAtactttttgaaaatatcagCGCTCTCTTAGCCACCGGAAGAATGAAGTAG
- the YIH1 gene encoding Yih1p — MVLSDDVKDEIDAIDAIYPDLLTKVNDDRIKIKVPQHENFTLQISFPTDYPTSEPPHLVEVSTSTKISNLYDTKYLLHLFSEVLDSVFHPGQVCIFDFLTELDGVLYAEDDTDLRADTASDEISDGIENLKIDPFEGWIASDPITDRKSTFIAFATKADSEEEAFTKLDLLRTDNKIARANHLMIAWRIKGENGVSFQDCDDDGETAAGGRMLHLLTVMDAWNVIVAVGRWFGGVHIGPDRFKHINSTTREVIVKGNFATPATGGGLTNNSSKKKK; from the coding sequence ATGGTGTTAAGCGATGATGTCAAAGACGAAATAGACGCTATAGATGCTATATACCCAGATCTTTTAACAAAGGTCAATGATGACagaattaaaataaaagtcCCACAACATGAGAACTTCACTCTACAAATTTCATTTCCAACGGACTATCCTACCTCAGAGCCACCACACCTGGTTGAGGTGAGCACTTCTACAAAAATATCTAACCTTTATGATACAAAATATCTACTACATTTATTCTCGGAAGTCCTTGATTCAGTGTTCCATCCAGGACAAGTTTGCATATTCGACTTTTTAACAGAATTGGATGGTGTGCTTTACGCAGAAGACGACACTGACTTAAGAGCTGATACGGCGAGTGATGAAATTTCAGACGGTATTGAAAACTTAAAAATTGATCCGTTTGAAGGATGGATTGCCAGTGACCCAATTACCGATAGAAAGAGCACATTCATTGCATTTGCTACCAAAGCGGActctgaagaagaggcCTTCACAAAGCTGGACTTGTTGAGAACGGATAACAAGATTGCAAGAGCGAACCATTTGATGATAGCTTGGAGAATTAAGGGCGAAAATGGGGTTAGTTTTCAGGATTGTGACGATGATGGTGAGACTGCTGCTGGTGGTAGAATGTTGCATCTATTGACCGTAATGGACGCATGGAACGTAATTGTTGCAGTTGGAAGATGGTTCGGTGGGGTACATATCGGGCCTGATCGTTTCAAGCACATAAACTCTACTACAAGAGAAGTCATAGTGAAGGGGAACTTTGCAACGCCCGCTACCGGTGGTGGTCTCACGAACAATTCgtccaagaaaaagaagtag
- the CTR86 gene encoding Ctr86p translates to MLEDVKDTIRKASGHSNEYDASINILNQIIRETTLEERRKELSNSDDFFLELRDCAIIGKSTLLSEVCTVQYVRIVKAIVIISRNLSVENQASPQEILLPNALIDWYLSLMKQDAISYQDSKQIYVLICQFYFNCSRSNMLFDQSSFNSHMEFIIEMMKYVNHEDALYAFSLFLSKAFVNESFLSLLINDSRALIVIYELLIMKIIEEKTEIPSILKSKLDETSELSTLATVQLKILKYLITHESFGSLMKKLKELYNEEAFNSVLNISTMLITSSDKWDLYQLTAISTWGMTFLEEYSDLVNKYFELELSDNPIDPSPIYKNLLSILDILTTLAQYQHVQKFLVSYEGLQKIITLFDILEKKCLKIQFNKPSGFTYPDSNIQLNVKATDNIGNIIKNADILNKRIKENKICDSNFPGIKCYLVELLGFMTYGQTEVQNLIRELHGLELVLSNCIIDDNNPFIKERSIICIRYLLADNQQNQDFITKLEAKKAVNDDVLEKAGYRMNVDGNGNVKLVSDDKNAVPESTLLSEIHKR, encoded by the coding sequence ATGTTAGAAGATGTTAAAGATACTATCAGGAAAGCTTCAGGGCATTCAAACGAATATGATGCATCCATTAATATCCTAAATCAGATTATCAGAGAAACCACCTTGGAAGAGAGGAGAAAAGAGTTATCTAACTCAGATGACTTTTTCCTGGAGTTACGTGATTGTGCAATTATTGGAAAATCCACCCTTCTTTCTGAAGTTTGCACGGTCCAGTATGTCAGAATTGTTAAAGCCATCGTCATCATATCAAGAAATCTTTCTGTAGAGAATCAGGCTAGCCCACAGGAAATATTACTTCCAAATGCTCTCATTGACTGGTATCTGTCATTAATGAAACAAGATGCTATTTCATACCAGGATTCAAAACAAATCTACGTCCTGATATGtcaattttattttaacTGCTCAAGATCTAATATGCTTTTTGATCAGTCTAGCTTCAATAGCCATATGGAgtttattattgaaatgatgaaatatGTTAATCATGAAGATGCTCTATAtgcattttctttgtttctttctaaGGCATTTGTGAATGAAAGCTTCCTTTCTCTCTTAATAAATGACTCCAGGGCATTAATTGTAATTTACGAATTATTAATCATGAAGataattgaagaaaagactGAAATACCATCTATTCTCAAAAGCAAACTTGATGAAACATCAGAACTATCAACTTTAGCTACGGTACAACTAAAAATATTGAAGTATTTGATTACACATGAGAGTTTTGGCTCgttaatgaagaaattaaaggaGCTATATAACGAAGAAGCTTTTAACTCAGTTCTCAATATATCTACAATGCTAATAACTAGTTCAGATAAATGGGATCTTTATCAACTAACTGCAATTTCCACTTGGGGAATGACCTTTCTAGAAGAATATTCTGACCTTGTtaataaatattttgaattggaaCTAAGTGATAATCCAATAGATCCTTCTCCTATCTACAAAAATCTATTATCAATTCTCGATATTCTAACAACACTGGCACAATACCAACATGTTCAGAAATTTTTGGTATCATACGAAGGTCTCCAGAAAATAATTACACTGTTTGATATcttagaaaaaaaatgcttaAAAATACAATTCAATAAGCCATCTGGATTCACATATCCTGATTCAAATATCCAACTTAACGTGAAGGCTACAGACAATATTggaaatattataaaaaatgCTGATATACTAAACAAACgaatcaaagaaaataaaatatgtGATTCCAACTTCCCGGGCATCAAATGTTATTTAGTTGAACTGTTAGGCTTTATGACTTACGGGCAGACTGAGGTGCAGAATTTGATTAGGGAACTTCATGGTCTCGAACTCGTTCTCTCGAACTGTATTATTGACGATAACAATCCTtttatcaaagaaagatcTATCATATGCATTCGTTATCTTCTAGCTGATAACCAACAAAATCAGGACTTTATTACAAAACTCGAAGCCAAAAAAGCAGTTAACGACGATGTACTAGAAAAGGCAGGTTATAGAATGAATGTAGACGGGAATGGGAACGTTAAATTAGTTTCTGATGATAAAAATGCCGTGCCAGAAAGCACACTTCTTTCTGAAATTCATAAACGATGA
- the MPP6 gene encoding Mpp6p produces the protein MSSGKRNAVTGKLSSRVMNMKFMKHAEQVEEQKEEIENTKKLVDSSEWQIETNEKLLKRLHSRAKVVEHVGFSALRTLSESTDNNSGNSDSTTLKKVVNPGRRVFGSKISPVIQDTANSDNSDKKRSLGDEDEDIQTAELEKLWEAESQNKKRSANGKKNKKQKKSSK, from the coding sequence ATGAGTTCAGGTAAGCGTAATGCCGTCACTGGCAAGCTCTCCAGTAGGGTGATGAACATGAAATTTATGAAGCATGCTGAACAGGTAGAAGAACagaaggaagaaattgaaaatacaaagaaactTGTAGACTCATCGGAATGGCAAATTGAAACGAATGAGAAACTATTGAAGAGGCTGCATAGTCGGGCCAAAGTTGTAGAGCATGTTGGGTTTTCTGCTCTAAGGACCCTAAGCGAAAGCACTGATAATAACAGTGGTAACAGCGACTCTACTACACTTAAAAAAGTGGTCAATCCAGGACGAAGAGTTTTTGGCAGTAAGATATCGCCGGTAATACAAGATACAGCAAATTCTGATAACAGtgacaagaagagaagcCTCGGTGACGAGGATGAAGACATACAGACAGCAGAGTTGGAAAAGCTTTGGGAAGCAGAATCacagaacaaaaagagGTCTGCAAATGGtaagaaaaataagaaacagaaaaagagcTCTAAATGA
- the PWP2 gene encoding snoRNA-binding rRNA-processing protein PWP2, with amino-acid sequence MKSDFKFSNLLGTVYRQGNLLFSKDGSKLLSPVGNRVSVFDLINNTSFTFAYEHRKNVAVVDINKQGTLLLSIDVDGRGILVNFKTRNVLHHFNFKEPVHDLKFSPDGKLFALAVGRFLQIWRTPETTEDRQFAPFVRYRIHAGHFSEITSLTWSKDSRFIISASKDLTSRIWSVNAEEKNLASTTFAGHRDNVIGAYFSDDQEKIYTISKDGALFQWEYTKRPGEEEDEDPEDEENIDLSKYSWRITKKNFFHSNRAKVKCSAFHSASNILTVGFSNGEFRLYELPDFLMIQQLSMGQNAVNTVAINNSGEWLAFGSSKLGQLIVYEWQSESYILKQQGHFDTLNGLCYSPDGSKIVTASHEGKIKIWDVASGFCLATFDEHAAAVTAVEFAKKGQVLFSASLDGTVKAWDLIRYRNFRTFTATERIQFNCLAVDPSGEVVCAGSEDSFDIFVWSVQTGQLVDTLSGHEGPISCLSFSNENGVLASSSWDKTIRIWSIFGRSQQVEPFEVFADVLSLSMRPDGQHVAASTLSGQILFFDITEGKQIGHIDGKRDIISGRHLEDRFAAENSARSKYFTTIQYSFDGLSLVAAGNNNSICLYDIPNEVLIRRFTVSKNMTLNGTLEQLNSNRMTEAGSLDLIDQDAENSDLEDRIDNSLPGSNRGGDLSTRRVRPAIRVTAIRFSPAANAFAAASTEGLLIYSVDDSILFDPYDLDVDVTPQNVIQALEDKEYLNAILMAFRLNESYLINRVYEAIPTNDIPLICNELPVVYVARILKFVGEYALESQHLEFNLLWIKTILTAHGTYIAANKHQFSSALRAVQRFIGRIAKDVVQTYKSNKYTLDFLINTDGSSANDDGNLGNADLLLNNVEDEETNDTNSVNEDSDEGEWIGFEEKTSKLPIEEDDSDEDILL; translated from the coding sequence ATGAAATCTGACTTCAAATTCTCTAATCTTTTGGGGACAGTTTACAGACAGGGAAACCTTTTGTTCTCCAAAGATGGATCTAAGCTCTTGTCTCCAGTTGGGAACCGAGTTTCAGTGTTTGATTTGATCAACAATACTTCTTTTACATTTGCTTACGAACATAGAAAGAACGTCGCGGTGGTTGACATCAACAAGCAAGGGACTCTATTACTTTCGATTGACGTTGATGGACGTGGTATTTTGGTCAACTTCAAGACTAGAAATGTGTTGCATCacttcaacttcaaggAACCTGTGCACGATTTGAAATTCTCGCCGGATGGGAAATTGTTTGCATTGGCAGTCGGGAGGTTTTTGCAGATATGGAGAACTCCCGAAACCACGGAGGATAGGCAATTTGCTCCGTTTGTTCGTTACAGAATACACGCTGGCCATTTCTCCGAGATCACCTCGTTAACTTGGTCCAAGGATTCCAGATTTATCATCTCTGCCTCAAAGGATTTGACTTCTAGAATATGGTCGGTTAATGCGGAGGAAAAGAATTTAGCGTCCACCACTTTTGCAGGTCACAGAGATAACGTTATTGGTGCCTACTTCAGCGACgaccaagaaaaaatatacacTATTAGCAAAGACGGTGCTCTATTCCAATGGGAATACACCAAAAGACCCGGAGAGGAAGAGGACGAAGAcccagaagatgaagagaacATCGATTTATCTAAATATAGTTGGAGAATTACGAAAAAGAACTTTTTCCACTCGAACAGGGCTAAGGTGAAATGCTCTGCATTCCATTCTGCTTCGAACATTCTAACAGTAGGTTTCTCAAATGGTGAGTTCAGACTATACGAACTCCCTGATTTCTTGATGATACAACAGCTTTCAATGGGTCAAAATGCGGTCAATACCGTTGCTATTAACAACTCGGGAGAATGGCTTGCTTTCGGTTCCAGCAAATTAGGCCAGTTAATTGTCTATGAATGGCAATCAGAATCTTACATTTTGAAGCAACAAGGCCACTTTGATACTTTGAATGGATTATGTTACTCTCCAGATGGGTCGAAAATTGTAACAGCTAGTCATGAGGGAAAAATCAAGATATGGGATGTCGCGTCTGGTTTCTGTTTAGCAACTTTTGATGAGCATGCAGCAGCTGTAACTGCAGTAGAATTTGCTAAGAAGGGCCAAGTGCTCTTCTCTGCTTCCTTAGATGGTACCGTCAAGGCATGGGATCTAATCAGATACCGTAACTTTAGAACTTTTACCGCTACAGAAAGAATACAGTTCAACTGCTTGGCCGTTGATCCAAGTGGTGAGGTTGTATGCGCCGGTTCCGAAGATAGCTTTGACATTTTTGTTTGGTCAGTACAAACTGGTCAATTAGTGGATACCTTATCTGGGCACGAGGGCCCTATATCGTGCTTATCCTTTAGTAACGAAAATGGTGTATTGGCATCCTCATCATGGGATAAAACCATTAGAATATGGTCAATTTTCGGAAGAAGTCAACAGGTAGAACCATTTGAAGTATTCGCAGATGTTCTTTCCTTGTCAATGAGGCCAGATGGACAGCATGTTGCTGCAAGTACTTTAAGTGGCCAAATCTTATTCTTCGATATAACAGAAGGAAAGCAAATCGGGCATATTGATGGTAAAAGAGATATTATTTCAGGTAGACATTTAGAAGATAGATTTGCGGCAGAAAATTCCGCAAGATCAAAGTACTTCACCACAATTCAATATAGTTTTGATGGTTTATCCCttgttgctgctggtaACAACAATTCCATTTGTCTATATGACATTCCGAATGAAGTGTTAATAAGAAGATTCACAGTGTCAAAAAACATGACGTTAAATGGTACTTTGGAGCAGTTAAATTCGAACAGAATGACCGAAGCAGGTTCGCTAGATTTAATTGACCAGGATGCTGAGAACTCAGATTTAGAAGATCGTATCGACAACAGTCTTCCTGGCTCAAACAGGGGAGGTGACTTATCAACTAGAAGAGTAAGACCTGCTATCCGAGTAACTGCTATCAGATTTTCCCCAGCAGCCAATGCATTTGCAGCAGCTTCTACAGAGGGTCTTTTGATATACTCCGTCGACGACAGTATTTTATTCGACCCTTATGATCTAGACGTTGATGTTACACCACAAAATGTCATTCAAGCTCTAGAAGATAAAGAATACTTAAATGCTATTCTAATGGCATTCCGTTTGAACGAAAGCTATCTAATAAACAGGGTATACGAAGCTATTCCAACGAATGATATTCCCTTGATTTGTAATGAATTGCCAGTTGTGTACGTCGCACGAATCCTTAAATTTGTTGGGGAGTACGCATTGGAATCACAACATCTTGAATTCAATCTACTATGGATAAAAACCATCCTAACGGCTCATGGAACTTATATTGCAGCAAATAAACACCAATTTTCTAGTGCGCTAAGGGCTGTACAAAGATTCATTGGAAGAATTGCAAAAGATGTTGTTCAAACTTACAAATCTAACAAATATACCCTTGATTTCCTCATCAATACTGATGGTTCAAGTGCTAACGATGACGGCAACTTGGGCAATGCTGATCTACTGTTAAATAACGTGGAGGATGAGGAAACTAACGATACAAATAGTGTCAATGAAGATTCTGATGAGGGTGAATGGATTGGATTCGAAGAGAAGACATCAAAATTACCCatcgaagaagatgattctGATGAAGACATCCTCTTATAA
- the TAH1 gene encoding Tah1p, with translation MNKFEEFKAKGNNCFKQGQYNEAVECYKEAIKQDPTNPVGYSNCAMALIKLDNFDSASQMCKRGLFYVNDTNDANKKIAEKLKWRLDVCTENMKDGLIPVEIFEVDKLPEQYRDL, from the coding sequence ATGaataaatttgaagaattcaaggCCAAAGGAAACAATTGTTTTAAACAAGGTCAATATAATGAAGCTGTTGAATGCTACAAAGAAGCTATAAAACAAGATCCAACTAATCCAGTTGGTTATTCAAATTGTGCAATGGCTCTAATTAAACTTGATAACTTTGATTCTGCGTCACAAATGTGTAAAAGGGGGTTATTCTATGTAAATGATACGAATGAtgcaaataaaaaaattgcTGAGAAACTTAAATGGAGGCTCGACGTATGTACCGAGAATATGAAAGATGGCCTCATTCCAGTTGAGATATTCGAGGTTGATAAACTTCCTGAGCAGTACCGTGATTTGTGA
- the ATP23 gene encoding putative metalloprotease — protein sequence MSNQLPPQNEELTKPNPPKAESDVQGFNWWRRTFQYKTGLGLTPEEKVQYENDYKFVLQRQQCESCYHYRDWLLKYSPTVIFMTQQIAKLNNKRTNTDDMKFDESKIICDVCPDWKSGGFHPELGILICQNRIKDKWHLEDTLSHELVHYFDNLKWEVDWLNLKHHACSEIRASSLSGECRFMQEFARRGFNTGFKVEKGHQECVKRRATISVSGNPNCKDMKHAEKIVDQVWDSCFNDTRPFDEIYR from the coding sequence ATGTCCAATCAATTGCCTCCGCAAAATGAAGAGCTTACAAAGCCAAATCCTCCAAAAGCTGAAAGCGATGTACAAGGCTTCAATTGGTGGAGGAGGACATTTCAATATAAAACTGGACTCGGCCTTACTCCAGAGGAGAAAGTGCAATATGAGAATGATTATAAATTTGTACTACAACGCCAACAATGTGAAAGCTGCTACCACTATAGGGATTGGTTGCTAAAGTATTCACCAACGGTGATCTTCATGACGCAGCAGATCGCAAAGCTAAATAATAAGCGCACTAATACAGACGATATGAAGTTCGACGAATCCAAGATCATATGTGATGTTTGTCCAGACTGGAAATCTGGTGGTTTCCATCCTGAGCTAGGTATTTTGATATGTCAAAATAGAATCAAAGACAAATGGCATTTGGAAGACACTCTTTCACACGAATTAGTTCATTATTTCGACAACTTGAAGTGGGAAGTTGACTGGCTAAACCTGAAGCATCACGCGTGTTCTGAAATAAGAGCTTCCAGTTTAAGCGGTGAATGTAGATTTATGCAGGAGTTTGCTAGACGTGGATTTAACACGGGATTCAAGGTGGAGAAAGGTCACCAAGAATGTGTTAAGAGACGTGCTACTATCAGTGTGTCCGGTAACCCCAACTGTAAGGATATGAAACACGCGGAGAAAATTGTAGATCAAGTTTGGGATTCCTGCTTTAACGACACAAGACcatttgatgaaatctACAGATAA
- the MRPL50 gene encoding mitochondrial 54S ribosomal protein bL9m MRPL50 produces MFIPTSACLSALTKRTKRVQVQLLKDFPKFQLRAGEVVNVKPSLMRNFLHNENGARYILKESDIDQTLLSRSKKSSESSSQNVTKKAVPKEKNTKPVVAKQPQQNGESKAPEAPSSALNQSITIEKVKIPGLEL; encoded by the coding sequence ATGTTTATTCCAACATCTGCTTGTCTGTCTGCATTGACGAAACGTACTAAAAGAGTCCAGGTGCAACTATTGAAGGACTTTCCAAAATTTCAATTACGTGCTGGTGAAGTCGTTAATGTTAAGCCATCACTCATGAGGAATTTCTTACACAATGAAAATGGGGCTCgttatattttgaaagaatctGACATAGACCAAACTTTGTTGTCTCGTTCAAAGAAGAGTAGTGAATCATCGAGCCAAAATGTTACCAAGAAGGCCGTTCCAAAGGAGAAAAACACGAAGCCTGTGGTAGCAAAGCAACCTCAACAGAATGGAGAGAGCAAGGCTCCAGAAGCACCTTCTTCAGCTTTAAACCAGAGTATAACAATTGAAAAGGTTAAGATTCCAGGATTGGAACTATAG
- the THR4 gene encoding threonine synthase THR4 produces MSQSYRSTRSSDPATKTFEEAVIQGLASDGGLFIPSVIPHVSSSDLFEKWSKLSFQELAYEIMKLYVSNDEIPEADLKELIKRSYSTFRSDEVTPLAKNITGSDENLHILELFHGPTYAFKDVALQFVGNLFEYFLQRHNKDLPEDQRKKITVVGATSGDTGSAAIYGLRGKKDVAVFILYPTGRISPIQEEQMTTVTDKNVQTLSVKGTFDNCQDIVKAIFGDKDFNSKHNVGAVNSINWARILAQITYYFYSYFKATNGKKEKVKFIVPSGNFGDILAGYYAKKMGLPVEKLVISTNENDILDRFLKNGVYERSDDVAATLSPAMDILISSNFERLLWYLAREYIASGDDLKAGETVNNWFQELKTEGKFNVPKDLIEGAKKDFDSVRVSNAETISAIKDVYQTSVNPKHYIIDPHTAVGVFAAKKQIANDNDKTIHYISLSTAHPAKFADAVNEALSSFDDYSFDRDVLPAELKKLSTLEKKIKLVEKADVELVKKVIDEELVKMNI; encoded by the coding sequence ATGTCCCAAAGCTACAGATCCACTAGATCATCTGATCCAGCAACCAAgacatttgaagaagccGTCATCCAAGGTTTGGCTTCTGATGGTGGTTTGTTTATCCCATCAGTTATTCCACACGTCTCTTCAAGTGATCTTTTTGAGAAATGGTCTAAGCTATCGTTTCAAGAGTTAGCTTATGAGATTATGAAGCTCTATGTTTCTAATGATGAAATTCCAGAAGCGGacttgaaggaattgaTCAAAAGATCATACTCTACTTTCCGTTCTGATGAAGTCACGCCATTGGCTAAGAATATTACAGGTTCTGATGAAAACTTACACATTTTGGAACTATTCCATGGTCCTACTTACGCATTCAAGGACGTTGCGTTGCAATTTGTCGGTAACCTGTTCGAATACTTCTTGCAAAGACACAACAAAGATTTGCCAGaagatcaaagaaaaaaaattaccGTCGTTGGTGCTACATCCGGTGATACTGGTTCTGCCGCAATCTACGGTTTGAGAGGCAAGAAGGATGTCGCTGTGTTCATCTTGTATCCAACAGGCAGAATTTCTCCaatccaagaagaacaaatgaCCACCGTCACCGATAAAAACGTGCAAACTTTGTCGGTTAAGGGTACCTTTGATAATTGTCAGGATATTGTCAAGGCTATCTTCGGTGATAAAGATTTCAACTCTAAGCACAACGTAGGTGCAGTGAACTCCATTAACTGGGCTAGAATTTTGGCCCAAATCACTTACTACTTCTACTCTTACTTCAAGGCTACCAACGGTAAAAAGGAGAAGGTCAAGTTCATCGTGCCATCTGGTAACTTTGGTGATATTCTAGCGGGTTACTACGCTAAGAAAATGGGCCTTCCCGTCGAAAAGCTAGTCATCTCCACAAACGAAAACGATATCTTGGATagattcttgaagaatggTGTTTACGAAAGATCTGATGATGTCGCTGCTACACTTTCCCCAGCAATGGACATCTTAATCTCTTCTAACTTCGAAAGATTACTTTGGTACTTGGCAAGAGAGTACATTGCCTCAGGTGATGACTTGAAGGCTGGAGAAACCGTTAACAACTGGTTCCAGGAACTAAAAACCGAGGGCAAATTTAACGTTCCTAAGGACTTGATCGAAGGTGCTAAGAAAGACTTCGATTCCGTACGTGTTAGCAATGCAGAAACTATCTCTGCTATTAAGGATGTATATCAAACCTCAGTGAATCCAAAGCATTATATTATAGATCCACACACTGCCGTTGGTGTTTTCGcagcaaagaaacaaattgcTAACGATAACGACAAGACTATACATTACATCTCTCTTTCAACTGCCCATCCAGCTAAATTTGCTGATGCAGTGAATGAAgctttgtcttcttttgatGATTACAGCTTCGACAGAGATGTACTACCAGCGGAACTAAAAAAGTTGTCCACTTTAGAGAAAAAGATCAAGCTCGTGGAAAAGGCTGACGTTGAACTCGTAAAGAAGGTCATCGACGAAGAGTTGGTGAAAATGAATATTTAG